The sequence TTTCTGAAAAGTTCTTCCTGCCAGTTAGTGCCTTCACCCAGGTACTTTGGATTTACAAATTCCGGCCGGGTGTCAAATCCCCATCCTAAACCTGTATTCCTTTCATTTATAAAAGTTGCGTATTCCCTTAAATTCATCACAGGCAACTTTTTTGGTATTTGCTGGTAGCCTGCATACATGTCATACGAAATACTAGGCGGAGCCACCTGTCCTCTCTTGGTGGTGATTACTATTACCCCATTTGTTGCCTGTGAACCGTAAATGGCTGTAGCGGATGCATCTTTCAACACATCAATAGACTCAACTTCAGAAGGATTGAGCCCTGCCAATGGATTCACTCCCGAGCCCAATGAAGCTGTACTGCCAATGATGATTCCATCTATTACATACATCGGAGAACCTCCGCCAAAAGAAGACAAGCCACGGATCTGTACAGACACAGCTCCACCTGGTTGACCTGATATTTGTTGAACCACTAATCCGGAAACCTTTCCCTGTAAAGCCTGGTCCAGGGTTACTGGTTGTGTTTTACGAATCTCTTCACCGGAAACCGAAGAGATGGCGCCGGTAACGTCTGGCCGTTTTACTTTGCCATAACCAATTACTACCACATCTTCCAGCTGTGAAATATTCTCAGTCATTTCTACTTCGACGAAGGTGGTTTTGGCAAAAATTTCATTTTTCTGGTAACCAATCATGGAAACTACTAATACACTTCCAGTAGAAGCATCTATCGTAAACCTTCCGCTTTCATCGGTAATAGCGAAACGGCTTGTATTTTTTAAGGTAACGGTCGCTCCCGGAATTGGAGACGATTTATCTTTACTGATGATTCTACCATTAATTTTGGTTGTTTGTGCGGAGAGGTTTATACCAGACAGGAATCCCAAAAGGATACCCAATAGCGGTAGTATTCGCAAGCGAATCATTTTGGTTGACTTCATTTTTCATAATTTTAACGTACGTGGATGATGATCCTCTGCTGACATTCTTCAGCGAGGAGGACATTTTATAAAGTCAGAACATAGTTGACAGGAGCGCGGCAATGGTTTGCGCTGTCCTCATAAGTCACTTTTTCTTATATGATTTGTAAGAACCTCAGATTCAATAACCTGAGGTGAACGATTAAGTAAAGGGATTAAAAAAGGAAACAGGTGATCTGGATCTGCAATATAGGCAGATGGACTTGCCAATAAGTCTCCATACGAGACATAGGGCGGCAAGCGAAGTAGCAGCAATTGTAGTTTCATATACGTGGATTGAATATTGTAAAGCTATTCTGAAGTTGTCGGAAACAGGGGGGTCAAATGATTCAACAAGGGGGGACAAATGTTACAAATGACTGAATATCATAGGTAATATTTCGATGAACAGGTTATTAAAGACTTTTATTCTTAAGGTTTTCCACATACTCGGAAGGTGTAGTTTTGAACTCTTCTTTGAAAAGCTTACGGAATATTTTGGGATCATTAAATCCTACCTGGTATGCCACCTCAGAAATAGACAATCCACTTTTAGCAAACAATTGAACAGCTCTTTTCAAGCGGATCGAACGTATAAAATCCAACGGCGACTTGCCGGTTAGCGAATGTATCTTTCTGTATAAGGTAGCCCTGCTCATATACATTTCCTTACTGAACTCATCCACTGAAAATTCCGCGTTGTCTATTTGATTTTCAATAATTTCCAATGCCTGTTTAAGGAATTTTTCGTCTACGGGGGTTATAGTTACCTCTCCGGGATTGACCTCAATCTGCTTTTGGAACCTTTTCTGCAATAATCTTTGCTGGGCCAGCAAATTATTAATGCGTGAAGCCAGGATCTCAAAGGTGAATGGTTTCGTAATGTAATCGTTTACGCCTGCTTTCAACCCCTCCAGTTGTTTTTCTTCACTTCCCATGGCAGTGAGCAGTATGACAGGAATATGTGCGGTGAGCATTTCGCTTTTAATTTTTTTGGCGAACTCAACACCGTCCATTAAGGGCATCATGATGTCGCTTACCACAAGATCAGGATTTAACAGTTTTACTTTCTCCCAGCCTTCCTTTCCATTTGTGGCTTCTTCAATATGATACTCCCCTCTCAGGTTATCCTTTAAATAAAAGCGTATGTCTTCATTGTCTTCAACTATGAGTATTGTCTTCTTCCTGTCACCTTTTTTATGCGTTTCAACTACTATTTGCTCCCCATCTTCTGAGAATATGGGACTAGTTAAGGTTCTACCTGAAGCAACATATATTTTTCTTGCGGGAAGCAATACTGTGAAACAGGTACCCTGATCTGGTTCGCTTTTAACAGTGATGATGCCGTTATGTAATTTTACAAACTCTTTTGTGATGGCCAGGCCTATACCGGTTCCCTGGTTTACCATGCTCTCCGGAACATCTGTCTGAAAAAACCTTTCAAATACCCTTGCCTGTTGATCCGCGGGGATACCAATACCTGAATCTTCTATTTCGATAGCCAGCGTTCCATCGTCCTCACTATTTTCCGGTTGTTTATACGTCAGTTTAACGCTTACCGTTCCGTTATCATGCGTATATTTAAAAGCATTGGACAGCAGGTTGAATAAAATCTTTTCAATTTTATCCTTATCAAAGTAAACCTCCAGGCTATCTATGTTAGACGAGAATGAAAATCTGATCGTCTTTTTTTCTGCAAGATCCGTAAAAGAATCACTGGTTTCCTTGCAAAATCTGACGATATCACCTATTGAGGGATGCAATTTTATTTCCTGTACGTCCATCTTCCTGAAATCGAGCAGCTGATTTACAAGATTTAATAAGCGTTTAGCATTACGCTGTACCAGATTTAATTGTTTAACCTGTTCTTCATCCACAGTCTGTTTAATGATCTTATCCAACGGCGCTATGATAAGGCTTAACGGCGTGCGGAATTCGTGGCTTACATTGGTAAAGAATTTCGTCTTTACCTGTTCCAGTGCATGTGCTCTTTCTGCTTCTGTGCGTTGTTGCCGAACTTCAAAGCGCATATGTATCCTGTCTAATGTAATACGCCGGATAAGCAAAAACAATCCAGTAATGATCAACAGGTATATAATATAAGCGATAGAAGTTCTCCAAAATGGGGGTTCAATATTGATCTGCAGTGTTTTTACATCACTCCACAATCCGGCCCTGTTCAAAACTTTTACTTTGAAAACATAATGACCTGGATTAAGATTTGTATAGGTGGCTCTCCGCTGGTTGCCATCGGCATACAACCAGTCTTCATTAAATCCTTCCAGCATGTATGCATATTTATCATATGCATTATGAAAAAAATCCAGGGCAGCAAAGTCAATAGAGAAAACATTTTCTTTATATTTCAGGTCAATACTTTGAAGCTGAGATAAAGAACGTTTGAGTAGCACCCGGTTGTTGACGGATTCTCCGGGTTCAACATTCTTATTTAATATCTGAAAACCGGTGAAAACAATCTTAGGATGATAAACGGGTTTATTGATAACAGCAGGATTAATAATGTTAAAGCCCGAGGGTCCGCCAAAGATCAATTCGCCAGTGCTCGTCTTTAATGCTGCGTTATCGTTGAATTCACGGTTTTGCAGGTTATTGGTGGCATCATAACTGATGACAGAAAAAACAACATGGTTATTATCCTGGTGCGGTATGGCGTTACATAGCCCATTAGGCGTGGAAATCCAAAGCGTTTGATGGTTATCCTCAAGAATATTCAGGATCATATTATCGGGAAGACCGTCAGCTATTGTGAATGCCTGAAACTCCTTTTTTTGATCATCAAACAAATTCAGACCTTCTCTGGTTCCTACCCAAATCCGTCCCTTACTATCTTCCAAAAGACAGATAATACCATTATCGCTCAAACTATTCCTCTTATTTGTATCCTGATAAAAAACAGCCGCAGTTTTATTCTTTTCCATCACCCCAATACCTGAGGCTGTCCCAATCCATAAATTGCCCTTTCTATCCTGCATCATAGCGGAAACATAATCGGAAGGTAAAACTCCCTTTCCACTTTTATAATGATGAAACTGATTTGTTTGTTTGTCAAAACGATCTAGTCCCCCTCCCAATGTGCCGATCCACAAATTCCGATCGCTGTCTTCAAAAATTTCCCAGACTTTGTCATCTGCCAGACTTGAAGAATCATTGTCACTATGCCGGTATCGGGTGAATTTCTCACCGTCGAAACGATTGAGCCCTCCCAGGTAAGTTCCTATCCAAAGTATATCTTCATCATCTATCCACAAACTCACTATTACATTTTCGCTTAGGCTGTTTTTATTTTGGGGATCGTACAGGTACTGTTTGAAAGTATTATTTTTCCTGTCAAAATAAATCAATCCTCCGCCATTGGTACCAATCCAGATATTACCTACCTTGTCTTCAGCAAACCGGTTTACATCATCGAATTGCAGGCTTTTTGCATTTAATTCCTGGTGATGATAATATGAAAACTGAACGATATTACTATTATAATAATTCACGCCTTGCTTGTAGGTTCCCAGCCAAATAATTCCCTGATCATCCCTATACATGGTAGTGATACTGTTTTGGCTGATGCTCTTAGGATCATTGGGGTTATTTACCAGATAACTGGTGTTGAGGCCGTTCTTCTTATCGATCAGCGTTACCCCTCCATGATCGGTTCCGACCCAGATCAAACCATTACTATCCTGCACAACCTGGCTGACCAGTTCTGAATTCAATCTGGTTGGATAAGAATGCTTATCAAACTGACTGATGGTATTATCGGCCGGGTGAAAAAGAAAAATGCCAAAGTTGTACCCCCAAAGCCAGATATCGCCATCATTATCTATAAAAAGACGATAGAAGTTATCACCTTTATGCCGTTTCTGTAAAGCAGTGGTGGAAGAAATTATTTTGTCCTGATGGATGTCATATTCCTGTAAAAAACCGGATTGATATACCAGCCACAACTTTCCGTCCTTTGTTTCATTTATGGAAGTAATCTTTTCAGTAAGAGAAACAACTTTCTGCTTAAATGGCTTTACAACTTTATCACTATCCGAGTACAAAAACAAACCCTTGTCTTCATACAGGAACCAGTATCTATGGTTGTTTCCTTTTACTATATTAGAAATAGCACCGGATGGCAAACCGATGGAATGTAAATAGTTATCATAGTTGGTATTAAACTTCTCTGTATCCGGATTATAAATACAGGGACCGCCCATTGTTGACACCCATAGTTTTTTATCCGGAAGCTCATAAAGTGACAATATATTGTTGTCCCTCAGTGAAGAACTGTCATTATGATCTTTACGAAAAATTCTACAGGAATATCCATCATAGCGATTAAGGCCATACGTAGTTCCAAACCATAAAAACCCGTCCCGATCTTTTAACAATGCGGTCACCTGATTATGTGACAGACCGTTATAGGTATTAAGCCTGGAAAAATTATAATGTTCGCTTTGTGCTAAAACAGAAAGAGATTGTAAAAACGGAATAATCCAGAAAAGGTAACGCATTGCATCAGGTTTGACATTTAAAAAATTGCGTTTTCCAACTAAAACCAGGTCTACAATCTCGTAATATAGGAGCTAATAAATTTAACAGAAGTATGAGTTTCATAAAAAAGCTGAAATATCACTTCAAAAAAGGTGTCAAAATAACAATAAAAAAATAAAGAACCAACTCTTCGTAGGGAAACAAATTTCCGATATGTATTATTCTACCTATATAACAGCTTTAACAGGACTTTTCTTTACTTAAAACTGGCTATCAATTTATCATTGATGTGCCGAAATTTTAATGCTTATATTGGGAAAACCAGATACTGCTTTCCAAAAAGGTAATTTCAATTGACATAGTAATTAATTTTACAACATGATTAAAATTCACTAAAAGCAATTAGTGGTTTCATGTTAAGTGTTTTTTGTACAAACTTTTCTATTTATTTTGAAATTATTGATCTATTCCCGGCATCAAGCCTGGTAAATAGTCATTAACGTATCAGCTAGTTTTTTTTTTAATATGCAGACTTCGCTTGGGGCTTCCCACAGATAATTTCTACTATGCCAATTCAATTATTTAACATGAAATCCCTCCTCTTAATTCTATTCCCGGTTCTGCTCACCATTTCTACAACAGGCCAAACACACAATACCGTTAGCTTCCAAAATTCCACAAAGCATCTTTTTTATTGACATCATTTCGGTTACAGTGGGCTTTTTATTGTACAAGGACTTTTGGTCATAACGGGAAAGTGTCCAGAAGCCGCCCCCATTAGGAGATGTTCATATCAAAACTCAGGGAAAACTGGAATTTGATCGGAATACTTTGTAATTTGTGTTCTATGATCCGGTTATATGAAAACTTCAACCAGCGCAGGGCAAAGGTAGAACTATTATATGCTGATGGCGTAATGAACATGGCTTTCTGCCAGTACCACCGTTCTTCCGAGGATGCGTTCTTTATGCCTTACGCTGCACTTACCTACGTACGCGAAGGCCGGAAAGTGGTTTTCCTGAACGGTGAACAATATGATATGAAAACTGGTGATGCGCTTTTCGTTCCGAAAAATTCCATATTATATTCTGATATCCTTGTGAAGAGGGAGCCTTTCGTAAGCCTGAACCTACTGCTTGGCGATGCGGATATCCTGCTCAGTCCCATGGCATGCCATATTACTGACCGTATGCAGCTGCAATATTACGCCAGCGCTCACAACATGAGTCTGAGCACTTTTAAACGATGGTTCAAAAAGAACGTGGGCTGTAGTCCTGGTCAATGGATGATCGAAAAACGTTTACAACAAGCCAAATACCTTCTGCAACACAAGCGTCTATCCGTGAAGGAAGCCTGCTATAGGAGTGGATTTGAAGATGTATCTTACTTTATCCGCAGGTACAAGCTGGCCTTCGGCCATACACCAGGTCAAGTAGCAATTTGACCTTTTTGTCTTATTCCATAATATTCCTACGCTGTACTTTTATCAAAAAAAATATGATCTCACGCGAACAATCCCTACAATTTGCGGACGAATGGGTAGCCGCATGGAACGCGCATGACCTTGATGCGGTACTCGAACATTATACAGAGGATTTTGAAATGAGCAGTCCCTTTATACTACAAATGGGCATCAGCCCGGATGGCCGCCTGAAGGGAAAGGATAACGTGCGGAATTATTGGGAAAAGGCGCTGGTGAAATATCCGGATCTTCATTTCGAGCTGCATGAAATCTTATCATGCATGAATACGGTGATCATTTACTATTCGAGTGTTAATGGAAAGAAAGCGGCAGAATTTTTTGTGTTTGATGAGGATGGGAAGGTGTTTCAGGCGATGGGGCATTACAATTAGAAAGATCGCAGTTAGTTTTGGCTAAGCTATATTGAAACCCCTGGCTACAACCTTCGCCATTGTATCTCGTACGGATGCCATGCATCTTTTAAATGCATGGCATTCTGCATAGCTTATATCTATTTCCCATATTATATAATTATATCCGGTACCAGCTCATGTAATTTCAGTTATTAATTATGTCAAGTCGGTCATTTTAAGAAATTCCTCTCCATTCTTCGTCCCACATTTGCCTAAAATCAAGCACAAAAATGAACTGGACCAAGACGAAGAAAATATTGTTACTCCTATCCGTAGTAATTATTTTATTTGCAGGTATTTATTTCAAATTAAGTGAAAATCAGGCAGCTGTTCAAAACGAAATTAAAGAAGAGCAAAGCCTGGGATGGTATAATGCACAGGCAACTATTGTTCGTGATTCTGTATTTATAGATTCTCTTATATATCGTGGTTCAGTGGAGGCGGGCCAGACTATTTCCGTAACTACTGAAACAGAGGGTAAGATAATTTATTCAGGCATCGAGAAAGGAAAACAGGTATCAAAAGGAACGCTGTTAGCAAAATTAGACCCTGTTACTAAAACAGCCGCGCATAAGATCAATCAGGATGCATATGACAAAGCGGTTAAAGATTATAATAACCTGAAAGCCCTGTTAGCGACTGGTAATGCGTCAGCGATCGAAGTCTCAAATGCAAAATTGCAAATGCAAAATACGGAATCGCAATTAAGTATCAGTGAAAAGCAATTGTCCCAGACAATAGTAACTGCTCCTGCCAAAGGCGTCATTTTTGAGAAGAAAGTAAATATCGGTGAATTTGTTAGTTCCGGCACACAATTATGTGCAATTGCAGCCCTGGACGAAGTTAGAATCACTGTCTATTTACCTGAAACATTGATTGCAGGTATTAGGATCGGTGACAATGTAAAAATAAAAGCAGATGCCTATCCAGGTTTGATATTTTCAGGTAAGGTAAATGCTATCATTCCAGTTTCTTCTGATGCTAAAACTTTCCCCACAGAAATTATAATTAAAAATGATCGTCCATCTAAGCTACTAGCAGGGATGAGTACATCTGTTGTTTTTAACGCAGATAAAACAAGCATAGGCATTGCCATCCCCCGTACTGCTATAACTGCAAATAAAAAAGGAAATTTTGTTTATGTGATCCACAGATCTGACAAAGCAGTATTGACACCTATTACTATTGGAAAATCATATGGTGATTATATAGTGGTATCTGATGGTCTTCATAAAGGAGATACCATCATGATCAATGGTATGCTGAATGCAGCCGATGGTAAGCAAATTCAACATCTGGATATTCACCAATCATTCTAAACTATTTAATGTTTCAATATGAGCATCACCGGACTGGCTATTAAAAGGCCGATCTTATTTATAGTACTATTCCTGATTTTAGGTGGATTAAGTTTTCTTAGTTACCAGAATTTAAAATATGAATTACTCCCAAATCTAGCTACTCCCTCAGTTACCATCATCACCGCTTATCCTGGTGCTTCACCGGAGGACGTGGAAAACAGCGTGACAAATAAAATTGAAGAGGCTGTATCCACAGTTAGCAAAACCAAAAAAGTAAGCGGCAATTCTGCTGAGAATCTTTCTGTTGTTTCTGTCGAGTTTGTGGCAGATGCAGATCAGGACCAGGCATTACAAGATGTTCAGCGTGCTATTAATACTATACTTGCAGACTTCCCCGCTGGCGTGAAGACACCTGTGTTAGAAAAATTCAATGTGAATGATTTACCTGTGGTAAAGCTGGCGGTAACATCAGATCTAAGTGCAGGTGAATTATATGACCTGGTAAATAACCAGATTAAGACAAGATTAGCGCAGCTAAAAGGAGTAGGTAAAGTAAAGATATTAGGAGGGACACCAAATGAGATTAAAGTACTTGCCAGGCAGAATAAACTAACAAGTGCGGGACTACCGATCACCGCTTTGTTTGAAGCCATTCAGAGAGAAAACCTTGACTATCCGGTTGGTACAATTAAAGACGACGATGCGCAATTTGGTGTACGGTTAAGTGGCAAATTGACGGACACCAACCAGGTGAAAAGCATTGTGGTAAAAAAATTCGACGATGGCAGCATTATAAAAGTAGGTGATCTGGCATATGTCCATAGTGGCCCCAGGGAGGAAGATGTGCGCTGTCGTTTAAATGGAAAATCATCAATAGGCATTTTTATAAATAAACAATCTGGATCTAACGCAGCAGCGGTGGCAAAATTGGTCCGGGAGTCCATTGTTGCTATTGAGAACGATTATAAACAGGATCATTTGCAATTCAATGTTGCACAGGATAGTTCTGAATTCACGCTTGCCGCAGCTCATCAGGTATATGAAGATATAGGAGTAGCTATTTTCCTTGTGGCAATGGTAATGTTGGTATTCCTGCATAGTCTTAGGAATGCAGTCATTATCATGGTATCTATTCCTGCATCTCTTTTCAGCGCATTTATCATGATGTATGCGCTTGGGTATTCACTTAATCTGATGACATTACTTGCTATAAGTCTTGTAATTGGTGTATTGGTAGATGATTCAATAGTGGTCCTTGAAAATATATACCATCACCTTGAAATGGGGAAAGATAAAAGAGTAGCTGCCCTGGATGGGCGTAATCAGATTGGTTTTGCGGCCTTATCGATCACGTTTGTGGATGTAGTTGTGTTCTTGCCAATGACATTAGTGACCGGACTGGTAGGCAGTTTGATTAAAGAGTTTTCACTGGTAATTGTTGTATCTACCTTGTCAAGCCTGGTTGTCTCTTTTACACTAACCCCTATAATGGCTTCAAGGTTTTCAAAACTTGAACACCTGGATGCTCAGACATTCTTAGGTAAATTGGGACTTTGGTTTGAAAGCCGGATCCAACAATTGACACAAGGGTATGGGAGACTACTTAACTGGAGCTTAAAACATAAAATCATCATTGGGATTGTTGCTATTTCAACACTTGGAGGGGCTGTTTCATTATTGACAACAGGAATCGTAGGAACTGAGTTCTTACCTGCAGCGGATAAAGGGGAAATGAGTTTGTTTATTGATTTAGAAGCAGGTACAAAACTTAAAACAACAGATTCAACAGTGAAAGTGATAGAGAAAAAGTTGAAAAACATCCCGGAAATAACCAGGACATTTTCAAATGTTGGTTATCAGAATGACGGATTTGATGAAAGATATAATACCAATATTGCTACTATTAATATTACTCTGGTACCAGTAAACGAAAGGGGAAAATCACTGGCAAAATTAGCAAGGGAGGTAAAGTCGCTTGCAATGCAGGTGGCAGGTGTGAAAAGCAGAGTATCACCAATAGGTCTGTTTGGAGCAAATGAGGCTCCTATACAATTATTAGTTACGGGTACAAACCGGGACAGTGTAAACCTGGCTGCTGAAAAGATCTTGCAAATTATTAAATCTATCAGGGGAATATTAAGTCCCCGTTTATCCACTCAGGATGGAAAGCCAGAATTGAAGCTGGTGCTTGACAGGGAAAAAATGGCGAGAATGGGATTAAGTACAGCTGTTATAGGAGAAGCATTACGTATGAGTATTTACGGATATGATGAGATGAAATTCCGTGATCATGATAAAGAAAAGGATATTCATATCCAGTTAAATGAAAGCGACATTAATCATACAGCTAACCTGATGCAGCTGAGTTTTATAAATGAACAGGGACAGGTAGTTTACCTCAACCAGTTTGCGGAAGTATCAAAACAGGCAGGTTCATCAGTACTTAACAGAAGGAACAAACAACCGGCTGTTACTATTTTAAGCCAGGTGTCAAGCCGCCCGGTAGGCGATGTAGGTGAAGATATTAAAAATGCGATAAATGGTTTACATCTCAATAGTAGTATTACAGTGAGATATGAAGGTGACCTGGAAATGCAGGATGATTCATTTGGTAGTCTGATAACAGCATTACTTGTATCCTTAATATTTGTATATCTTATCATGGTATTACTATATAATAACTGGATCTCCCCATTTATTATTCTGTTCTCTATCCCGCTGGCACTTTGTGGAGCATTATTAGCATTGGCCCTGACCGCGAAGTCATTGAACGTATTTGCGATATTTGGTTTAATCATGATGATGGGACTGGTGGTAAAGAATGGTATCCTGTTGGTTGACAGAACAAATGAATTGCTGGGAGACAATGTCAGTACTGGTAAAGTAATTCAGGCTCTGATAGAAGCTGGTGAATCCAGGTTCAGGCCGATCCTGATGACCACCCTTGCAATGGTAATTGGCATGTTGCCACTCGCTTTGGCAAGTGGCGCCTCTGCTGCCTTTAGTAGCGGACTGGCATGGGTACTGATTGGCGGCTTAAGCAGCAGTATGTTCCTGACCCTGGTGGTAGTACCCGTTGTATATTACCTGGTAACAAAGGTAAAAAGACTGTTTCACGCCAGAGGTGGCAAACGCATGGCATATATACCGGCTAAAGCTATCCTGTTATTAATGGTACTTTCCGGTTTCACAATGAGGAGTAAAGGTCAGGAGCAAGTATCGATATCTTTAAAGCAAGCCATTGATTCAGGTTTAAATGCCAACCAACAAATTAAATTAGCTCAGATTGAGGCTAAAAAGGCTAAATACGGCCTGAAGGAAGCCCAATCTTATTTATATCCGCAAATAGAAGCAACGGCTACTTATATGCGTAATATAAAACCTGCTGTATTTTATCTACCAACCTTTAGTGTGAATGCAGCCGGGCAGGTTACCTATGATGCTAAACAACTACAGGCTGTTCCTGCATCTGCTGCAAATGCTTACAATGGTACAGTCAATGTCAGCATGCCTTTATTTAATGCCTCCGTTTTTGGAAATATTAAATCAGCAAAATTGAATGAAGATCTGCAGATGGCAAATTTAGCACTATCCCGCTGGGAGCTTGCTGATGAGATCCGTAAAGCCTATTTCAATATCCTGGTTACAAAGCAGAACCTGGTGACAGCAAATGCAGCATTGAATAGGGCTGAGCAACAGTTAAATGAGAGTAAAGCACTAATGTCAAATGGGTACGCGAGTAGTAATGATACATTGATGGCCTGGAGTAAAGTGTCATTGATGAATATAAATGTTAACAAGGGGCAAACAGCTGTAGAAATGAGCTCCAATTATCTGAAAAGCCTCCTGGACCTTTCCCCTGATGCAGATCTCGATTTGACAGATAGCATATCAATGTCATTATTAGGTAATCAGCAGCAATTATTGGATGAAATATCCAAAGCAGCCAGTAAACGCCCGGATCTTCAGGTGAATGACTGGAAAAGACAGATGGCTCAGCAGGAGATTAGTAATGAAAAAGCCAAACGATTGCCATCTTTAGGATTTGTAGGCCAATATGGTATACAGGCTCAATCCGATAATTTCAAATTCGGTAATTATCAATATCCCAATAGCCTCTTTGTAGGATTACAATTAACCATACCCATTTTTACCGGCTTCAGAACAAATGCCAGCGTGCAACAAAGTATGTTGCAACTGGACCAGCTTTCAGCCGAGCGGGCATTATTGGATAACCAAATGAGCTTACAGATACGTAACAGTATAGCATCGTTAGTAGAGAATAAGAAAAATATAGAACGGTTAAAGGAGGTATGTGCGGCAAGAGAAAGATCCCTTGACTTTATGCGTAATCGCTGGAAGATGGGTTTTGTTAAATATACTGAAGTTGCGGATGCTGATCTGGCATTGTTACAATCAAATAATGACTATACACAAGGTGTCTTTGAATATTTATCCTCCATAGCCACTCTATCTAAGGTGACGGGGAATATCCATTAATATTGTTTTAGGGTTTTGTCAAAAGCAAAACAGTTGTAGGATAAGTAGACGGGCCTGATAGTCATATCAGGCCTC is a genomic window of Chitinophaga sp. LS1 containing:
- a CDS encoding two-component regulator propeller domain-containing protein → MRYLFWIIPFLQSLSVLAQSEHYNFSRLNTYNGLSHNQVTALLKDRDGFLWFGTTYGLNRYDGYSCRIFRKDHNDSSSLRDNNILSLYELPDKKLWVSTMGGPCIYNPDTEKFNTNYDNYLHSIGLPSGAISNIVKGNNHRYWFLYEDKGLFLYSDSDKVVKPFKQKVVSLTEKITSINETKDGKLWLVYQSGFLQEYDIHQDKIISSTTALQKRHKGDNFYRLFIDNDGDIWLWGYNFGIFLFHPADNTISQFDKHSYPTRLNSELVSQVVQDSNGLIWVGTDHGGVTLIDKKNGLNTSYLVNNPNDPKSISQNSITTMYRDDQGIIWLGTYKQGVNYYNSNIVQFSYYHHQELNAKSLQFDDVNRFAEDKVGNIWIGTNGGGLIYFDRKNNTFKQYLYDPQNKNSLSENVIVSLWIDDEDILWIGTYLGGLNRFDGEKFTRYRHSDNDSSSLADDKVWEIFEDSDRNLWIGTLGGGLDRFDKQTNQFHHYKSGKGVLPSDYVSAMMQDRKGNLWIGTASGIGVMEKNKTAAVFYQDTNKRNSLSDNGIICLLEDSKGRIWVGTREGLNLFDDQKKEFQAFTIADGLPDNMILNILEDNHQTLWISTPNGLCNAIPHQDNNHVVFSVISYDATNNLQNREFNDNAALKTSTGELIFGGPSGFNIINPAVINKPVYHPKIVFTGFQILNKNVEPGESVNNRVLLKRSLSQLQSIDLKYKENVFSIDFAALDFFHNAYDKYAYMLEGFNEDWLYADGNQRRATYTNLNPGHYVFKVKVLNRAGLWSDVKTLQINIEPPFWRTSIAYIIYLLIITGLFLLIRRITLDRIHMRFEVRQQRTEAERAHALEQVKTKFFTNVSHEFRTPLSLIIAPLDKIIKQTVDEEQVKQLNLVQRNAKRLLNLVNQLLDFRKMDVQEIKLHPSIGDIVRFCKETSDSFTDLAEKKTIRFSFSSNIDSLEVYFDKDKIEKILFNLLSNAFKYTHDNGTVSVKLTYKQPENSEDDGTLAIEIEDSGIGIPADQQARVFERFFQTDVPESMVNQGTGIGLAITKEFVKLHNGIITVKSEPDQGTCFTVLLPARKIYVASGRTLTSPIFSEDGEQIVVETHKKGDRKKTILIVEDNEDIRFYLKDNLRGEYHIEEATNGKEGWEKVKLLNPDLVVSDIMMPLMDGVEFAKKIKSEMLTAHIPVILLTAMGSEEKQLEGLKAGVNDYITKPFTFEILASRINNLLAQQRLLQKRFQKQIEVNPGEVTITPVDEKFLKQALEIIENQIDNAEFSVDEFSKEMYMSRATLYRKIHSLTGKSPLDFIRSIRLKRAVQLFAKSGLSISEVAYQVGFNDPKIFRKLFKEEFKTTPSEYVENLKNKSL
- a CDS encoding AraC family transcriptional regulator; translation: MIRLYENFNQRRAKVELLYADGVMNMAFCQYHRSSEDAFFMPYAALTYVREGRKVVFLNGEQYDMKTGDALFVPKNSILYSDILVKREPFVSLNLLLGDADILLSPMACHITDRMQLQYYASAHNMSLSTFKRWFKKNVGCSPGQWMIEKRLQQAKYLLQHKRLSVKEACYRSGFEDVSYFIRRYKLAFGHTPGQVAI
- a CDS encoding nuclear transport factor 2 family protein; this encodes MISREQSLQFADEWVAAWNAHDLDAVLEHYTEDFEMSSPFILQMGISPDGRLKGKDNVRNYWEKALVKYPDLHFELHEILSCMNTVIIYYSSVNGKKAAEFFVFDEDGKVFQAMGHYN
- a CDS encoding efflux RND transporter periplasmic adaptor subunit; the protein is MNWTKTKKILLLLSVVIILFAGIYFKLSENQAAVQNEIKEEQSLGWYNAQATIVRDSVFIDSLIYRGSVEAGQTISVTTETEGKIIYSGIEKGKQVSKGTLLAKLDPVTKTAAHKINQDAYDKAVKDYNNLKALLATGNASAIEVSNAKLQMQNTESQLSISEKQLSQTIVTAPAKGVIFEKKVNIGEFVSSGTQLCAIAALDEVRITVYLPETLIAGIRIGDNVKIKADAYPGLIFSGKVNAIIPVSSDAKTFPTEIIIKNDRPSKLLAGMSTSVVFNADKTSIGIAIPRTAITANKKGNFVYVIHRSDKAVLTPITIGKSYGDYIVVSDGLHKGDTIMINGMLNAADGKQIQHLDIHQSF